The genomic region TAGGAAGAGACAGCCGTAGTTGGTTGGTACACTGAACTGTGTCTGATGGGTTGTGATCTGGTAAGTACATGACCAGCCATCTGCTTGAAGAGTGAAGAAAAACAGTATCAATAGGCGCCATCAGGTAATATTCAAGCGTCAGGTGTATTAAATTAAATGTAATCAACCATGACGAACAAAACCATAACATGGGCACCATATGACAAATGAACAACCCGTacttttagggtgtgtttggattgagtgatttggagggaaaagaaagggagggggaataggggatttaaaatctcttgtttggataggaaatgagggtggagggaaatgcagggggagagatttggagggatccaatttccctcctccaagcctaatcaaaatctctccacaataggcaagatttggagggaaattgtatccaaacacctacaccccattccccctccccttccattctatccctttcccttcccttccctccatcaccctcccctccctttccctccacttttgctatccaaacacacccttaatttGAAGATCAGAAAACCTATAGCAAGACAATAGTACACATTACAGCAGTGCAATGTGCGCAGTTGCACTGGTGTAATGTAATCCTCATGTTATTATGAGAAACAAGGAGAGTTTACACTTAACATTGGCAAAGTGAAAAAATTGAACAGCTGCAAGTGAAAACTATAAGATAAATGCTAATCCGGAAGTAATACATACAGGTTGACTATACTGAAGACCGTTGTCAGCCGTTGCCAGTGATGAAGTAACATAAGGAACCACCTTAACGGGCCATGAGGTGCGTGGTGGTGCAACAGATCTCATTCCAACTTCGGACTGTGGGCCAGCAACTTGTCCCATGGGAATGCTGTTTGGTACATGAGCAATGCTTGTAACAGTTAATCCAGGTGTTGGGTTGGATCTGAAGTTTGAAACGGATGGAGAAAATATCTTTGCATCTGGATTGAGTTTGGATTCCTGAAAGTTATCACAAATACAGAAAAATTATTGGGAATAAAGAGAAGGAAGTATAAAGAATTGGGAATAACAGAAGAAGAcgtaaagaaaagaaaaaagatgaagtGATGAAAAAGAGACTCTCGCAGACAGTAAGACCAAAAGTCTCACATACTTCAGCTGCACACCACATTGTGATTTGTGACAAGACCATTGAGGGTTTGAAGTTACAATTACCGTATTTTGAGAAGGTACCGTAGGGGCTGTAATTATAGCATGGCAACCGCGATTAGGACGGAACGACCAATTCCAACAAGTCGCAAGATGTAACAGATTAACAAACTAAACTACTTGACATACTCAGCTTTATTCGTAAGTCCAAATCACATGAGACTCCTAGATGAGTTCTTTATGAAGATCGGAGACCTTAAAAAAGAATTATTTCCCAAAACAAGAGATCTATACaagcaaaagggaagaaaaaaaaTAGGGGGTGCATTTCTCTTGTATCAACCAGAAAACAGCACAATATATGAACAGAAGGGGTATGTCACATAAGACGTGAATCATCATTTCTACCTTTACAGTCCTGTTTGTAACATGATTTCGAGGAGCCACTGCTGTTGGGGATTGCACCAAACTACGAACATTTACACCCAACCCCATTGCATCAGAAGTAGAAACCTCGGAAGCAACAGATTTTGTGACTTCGGCACTAGGAGATGTAGCATCAGGAGTCAGACACCCATTTGTTAGCTGGTTGTGAACCGTCTTTGCTTGATTTTCCTCAATTTGAGTGTCTCTTCCATTCACTAATAGTTCAGAAAACAGTTAATAAGTCATTCAAACAAGGAAGAAAGAAAGGCATAAAATAGATACAAAGAGAGGGAGGGTATTTACCCTATTACGCATTACATTAAAACAACTTGGTATAGACCCGAGGTTTTACAAGATTTAAATATGAGACAGAGCACAAAACAAAAGAAAGGAACAAGGTCTGGTAATGCATGTCATAAGTGACATATGTGCGACAGTGGTAGTGAGAATATCAATAATTCAACCAAGATGAACAGGATATCTCCCCAAATAAAAGTTATGCTCCGTAGATTTATTTGGCTCATAATGGCCTCAAACAGGTTGCAGAATGAATTCATACTTCATAATGGAACTATTTAAGCATGTTTTTTGAGACAGCTTTACTACGTTAAAACAATTGGGTCGCTCCACTAATAGATTATCATTAACATAGAGATGCAAAGACATGCTAAGTTTTGTAAGAAAAATGTGTTCAGATTATGACAAGCTAAAAAAATATATGCGGTCACTTACAAGTTGCAATTGAATGATTGGCTTCAATAAGCTGCAAAATAAAGTCAAGGCCTTATCACTCAACAGCTGTACACAAGGAAATCCTGAAAAAGACAAACTGCAAGTGCAAACTAAAAGTTACCTCCTCGATGAGTCCAGAAGCATGGTTGCAACCATTTTCTTCCTGAGAACTACCCATTCCAACATGTCTGAAACACAAAGAAACAAGGATATCACTCATATCAGACAACGAACAGATTCAGAAGTTTAGAAAAAGAGAGATTAATTCTCACTCAAGGAAAAAGAGGTCCCTCAATCAATAGTATTAACACCGAATTACTCCGTCTGTGAGTTAACATCTAACTAAAGCTAATGTAGATATTCTGATAATCAATAAACAATCACTGTTTAAAATATCAGTTTTACAAAACACCTCCATAAATGAGTGAGCATCCGAAGTTCAAAAAGCCTCTTATTAACATAAGTTGTAAAACAAGATTTACACTTGGGAAGGAGATTCTATTAGCAGTAAAAGTTGCTTCACCAATTCTATCAGCTGACAGATCGGATTGCACTACTAGAAAAACTAACATTTACTAGAGAGGCTTCTCTCTAGTATATAATCTGATAACCATATTAGAAAACGATAAACAGGCCTGTTAAGCAATCACTGACATTCGGCCTTCAATGTCAAAATAAGCTTATAAATCTGAATTCATGTCCCCAGGCAATAAGCTGACACAAATCCTTGAAGATCACTCTCACAGAATTTAAGAGATTGATTTACAACGGCAGTGTAAATATCCAAAACGAAGTATACTCATGTCTGAGCTATGCCATTAGGGACACCTTTCAGAAAGCAATCTAAGTAAAAAGGGGTATCGTGTAAGTATTCGGTATATTCTGACTCTCATTATTCAACTAGAAAGTAAGCATAACAACCTAAAATTCCAACATTATCTGGTTACAAAAATCTGTCTCACAAAAGCTACAATAGCAATCTATAGCCATTCTAAACACCCCCTTATAAATCATATTCGATGTGAATGCCTTACAAAACTGCACACGATAAGGTGAAAAGCAATCGCCCTTATCAATGTAATGCACTCACAATCCGTTACTCCACAATTTTACACCAATCACACCACAAGCGATATTCAAAACTTAGCTTTATTCATTGTTTGTTGaagcattttttttttaaatcaccCGCACCCCAGATACTTAGAAAAGTACAACAAAATCACAAAGATTTTCATGAAGACGAACAAATTGTACGACCTCATTCCAGAAATGCTAAAAGAAAGGATTACCCTCACAACCCAATTAAACTGTAAATCAGTTACCTTTCCTGATTCGGTAGTTCACCAGCCATTACAGTTCCATGTTCAGAGCCTGGAGAAGAATCAGAAGTCCCAAGAACAGCACCCCCATCATAGGTAGTAGCATCACTCGAAGCATAATCTGCTGGAAGCATGACACCCTGTTACAAATAAACCACAAATCAAATGTTAAATACTCTTATGACAATCAACAACATCAACTAACCTCATATCAAATGAATCAATGACATGAATAGAGGCTTGACAAACCTTGGCAACTACTTGAACAAGATCGCCTGGACGAACTACAAGAGTATCTATCAGGTCTCCTTTCACCACATTAGCATTGAGCGTGCCCTTCTTAACCATCCTTGCTTTCTTCAATACAATGCCTTCCAACACAAATAAAAACCctattaacatcaaattccatagtATCTCCAGGTACACTACACTGTACATTTCACATTCGACTCCAATTAAGATCAACAAGTCAACAACTAAAAGTAAACTCAGGTAAAATTCTATAGGATCTCCAtgtaaggactaaagaacaaactCATATGCAACCCCCTCCACCATTAAACAATATTTGGTCATGCAAATCATACCAATTTTTCTCCAAAGCAAACCCTAGTGCCTCGGGGGCTCCCGCAAACTCACTTCACCCATAAAAAACAATAATTGGTCATACCAATCATACCAATTTCTCCCCAAATTCACAACCCATGTCCAATCGTGAAACTACCCATATGAATTCGACATCTCGAATATCACCCATACAACAACATAACCCCACTGCCTCAAGGGCTCCCGCAAACTCACATCACCCATAAAAAAACAATACTTGGGCATACAAATCATACCAATTTGGCAATTTTCTCCCCAAATTCAAAACCCATCTCCAAAATGTGAAATTACCCACACACGAATTCTACATCTCGAAAATCACCATTTTAACTTATCCAACACAAATCCAAGATCCCAACAACCATGATCCAATCTAAAATCCAACCAAAACCCACAAAATAGGCAACAATTCgacacaaaaatcaaaacccactACCAAAATACACAATTAAACAAACTATATCAAGAGAAATCATGAAtcatacaaaaaaaataaaactttCTTGAAATAACAAAGAAGAAGACGAAACAAACCATAACCCTTGTGAAAGGAAGCAGTGTAGAAGATTCCAGAAAAGATGGAACCATCTTTAATGAAAACTTGAACAGGAAGACCAACAATACACATAGTTGTGAACAGCAAAACTTCActcagtgatgatgatgatgctgcgagttcttcttcttcatctctaACCCTTcccatgttttttttttatttcttttgtttaaaattgtttatttttaatatttgatGAAAGATTGAATATTTGTATAATTGTAAATTGTGTTTTTCTTGTGTTTAATTCTAGAAAGTTGACGAGGGAAATTGGGAGAGGTTTGCAGCAAAGATCGGACGATGTAGACTGTTGGAGTGTTGGGTGCGCTTAGGTTTGGGACTTTGGGTCATGTGAGTGTTGGCTGGAGGTGGACTTCGGGCCTGTTCAGCACGGGCCGGTCTGGGTTGGGGGTGTGGAGCCCGATCCCACATTGCGGGCTGAGTGTGTGCGGGCCAGGCTAGAGATTGGTGGCCCTGAACTGGCTCAGTTGGGCGGAAAAGGAAGTGGGTCATGCAGGCTGGATGGGCTGGACAGCTGGGCTGAGGAAGAGTGATCGCGGGACTAGTCCGTGATGGAGAGTGGGTTGTGCGGGCTCATACACGGGTTGTCGGGCCAGGAAAATTGGAGCCCGAAATTACGGACGGGGTCGGTGTTGGCCGAGCTGACCCGTACCAAAGTCCAGCTCTAATGTTGGCTACTGAATTTTGATCATAGAATTGATTTTGGTGACTAGGGGGTGGGTTGGGTTATTAATTAGGGTCATCTTCATTTATTAATTTCCTCTAAACAATTGAAAGTATTGTTTGGAAACGCgaaattaattttattttcatgattttaattgTAGAAATCAAAATGTTTGAATTCAATTCCAAATTCAGTCCTAAAAATTCGTTTTGAAAACCTATGGAATTGGAATTGGGAGGGACGGATATGGGTCGAGGCCATCGAATGCtttttatttgaaaaaaataaaTATTGTCATGGAAAATATTTGCAATCggaaaaaatatcataaataaaaatattgcAATGAAATTTGCATCACAAAAAAAATCGTAAATAGTCATGAAATTGAAATGGCTACTATATAGTATGAATTTGAGAACCTGGTTCGGGATGTTGATGAGAAAAGAAAATAGATAAGTTTTTTTTGGTGTCAAATGAGTTGCAAGGCCAATACAATATAAGGGGAGGGGGATTCGAACTCGTGACTTGTTGTCACAATACTTTCGTCTTAACCACTTAGGCCAATACCTCTTCAGTAAAGAAAATAGATACGTGAaacaatactccctccgtcttggtcatttgtttatctatttCATTTTGGgatgtctcggtcaattgtttacctatctatttatttgggaatgccTTTGATGAGAAAATTACTCATCCATCCTCAATTTGGTTGGTatacttgtcatctaataatgaTAGTCTCATCTTTCATCGATATTTGTGCCAAAacgaggtaaacaaatgatcgagacggAGAAAATATAAAATTATCTTGTAAttcttttaggaaatggagaaaATCTCAACTCTCGGGTTGTGACGAATTAAGGTGTCATCTTGTTAGTCGCGCTTTTGAATCGAGCCGGGTTTAAGTCAAGTGGTTGAGACTACTAGTCTACTATCTTACCCCCTCCATTTTTCTATTTTCATCCCATTTCTTTTTGCATAATTATTAAGAAAACACAagttctcatttgtgacgggcatatccgtcgcaaacttgcgacgAGTCAAGTATTACCCATGTggaggtagataagacaaaagcagaatgccTAGCTAGGGAGTAGCAATctcttttgtcttatctatccaTATGGATATtacttgacccgtcgcaagcttgtgacggatatgtccgtcacaagagagacttgTTGTTAAGAAAAATGATTAAACAATGAAAGAAAGTAATGGTAGACTTACAAGTGGGCTTTGATTAAACAATTAAAAGAGACTAAATAATGAAAAAGCAATGACAAATATTGTAAATACAAAAGTAAGACAAGGATTATATAGTCAATTGGATGATCAAATAAGAAAAGATGAGAAATAGGAAGAAAAGAAATAAtttaacaaaaaaggaaaatgagaaaaaaataggtaaatggagggagtattatataggCTTAACTCTGGATTATTGTCGACTTTATTTATTTAGTTTTTGTTATAAAATAATATGTTTCATGAGTAATAAATTAAGAAGGCTATCTATATTTAAAAAGATTTTGAAACTTCACTTTTCGTATGAAAACTCGACTCTATTGTATTTGTATACATATGGCCTTCATAATGAAATAAGATAAATATTTACAAATATTGAAACTACGATCTAAAGTTCTTAGTATTATTTACAAATACTAAAATTGTAAATTAAAGTTTATATTGTTTTTAAATACTGAAATTATGGAATTTCCGTCGGAAGTAGAAACCAGTACTGTTGTGACTTTGGTCCATTTGAGATTATCTCTAGAAAGATAAACATATGAGAAATTAGACTTGGTAAACGGGTCAATCGGGTCTGGTTTGGGTCAGGTTAATTCGTGTTAAGGTTATTCGGATTTGCAAGAATCTGGGCCGGGTCGAGTCAGATCAGGCCATTTCAGGTTCGGGTGGGTTGTTATCAAGTTTTTTGGTGATAAAGGGCATTATGCATAATAAACATTcagatcgttttttttttttttgattaggtaagaaaactaggttgatgcTCTAGGGTAGGACTAACTTATCTCATcttttcgaatgagggaggtaagttgaagccatcggctatcaaaccacctcgaaagagctggacatgaatgtccaatagaattgaagccatgaagtcagcaaccttatTGGCTTCatgaaagcaatgtttaattatcacttcatcgaaaaaatgaaggactaatttcacatccttgataatactagaaatttttCAAGGAATTTGTCAAGTACCTTgaattgagttaataacacataaattatcaccctctacaattaactttgagattcctaagtatttagctgctaaaataccttattttaaagcgagagctgccgcaacaaggatactattggattcACACTTTTTTGttcccaacaaaacgactttactattgtgatctcttatagaatatcctaaagcaactttattaccttctattctcgatccgtcaaaatttagctttaagaaaccgtttctaggtttttcccaccaaatttcttccttaccagagttgtttctagctgactcCTCTATCTCGGGATTATTGAGATCCTTAAATTTAGTCACATTCCaggtcttagtgctattattacataaagtaataaatTTGCTGATACTTAAACTATCATTATTAAAGATAACTAGTTTTagagcccgtgaaaatcacgggatcgttaataatttattgttttaatcgGCTTAAAGATTATGCAATACAAATATTTTTCTTAACCAACAAATATTTAAGTGTTAGTTTAATTTCACTTTATTGATTAAATGAATTAGAGTCTTTACACCTGTAATTATAGATGGATAGTGAAAATAATTGcatatttgataaaaaaaaagttgCTTAAGGTAACATTTTAAAATTATTGTGTATGTGATGCAAGTACGAACTAAATTTTCAGTACCTAATAATGGATATACTTGTATATTACAACAATTTTATATTCCCTCAATTTCAATGGATTTTATACTTTTAAAAAAATTTCTATCATATTTTAAAAATATGTAGAATGCCCTGTAACACTAAATAAGCAAAAAATTTGTGTCACAAATTATTTTCGTGTACAATAGATTTATGGAAAATAGTAAGAGAGTGAAGTAAAAGAGTATAACTTTAGAATTTCGAACAATTATTGGTAAAAATGAGCAAAATTAATTATGCATCTTATGAATGACACACATAACAAATATTTAGTCTATACAATATGTCACATAGGCACTTCCACTTTGTTCAACCAAAAgtataaataaataaacattcTTATACATTGTAAAAATAATTAGCTACAACTTTAAAATATCTCCTTAAACTATATTGGCAAAAATGTCTAAGCTTATTGACTTACTCGTATAATCTTTTACACACTTTGAGTTATTTGATTTGTGACTAATTGAAGtcttaacaaaaaaaattaaggaaaaaaaGGTGTTACGTGCAACATTAGTGCAACAAAGATAAACTGGGTAGAATTCACAAACCTTTGACCAAAAATCTTCCAAGAATTGGCGGATGTAATGTCTTATGTGGCTTCATTGAGATTTATCTACCATATGTAATTATAAatactacatagtataaaaggagTACCTGTCAAAAAATAAAAAGTCAATCAAACTATAATAATGAAATGTAAACTgaaacaattaatttaattaaatagaaATGAGCTCATTTGCaattaaataagaatataaaatataTTGTAGCTACGTAAAGTTGTTATAAAGTCAAGTTGAAATGATTAATtcaattaggattttatgtgaaCCAAATAATTTTGAATTGAGTGTGGAAGCTTAAAAataaaaaatcttcaaaataaaatCTCAAAAGTGTTGAAGGTAGAGAAGTCGAAATATTGTGGTAATGCAAATGATGATAATTGTAGACAAAAATAAGACAATGTGTATAGGTAGTATAAATGAGGAGAGGGAAGCCAAAAAATCAACTAAGAAAGGATTTAGATGTCAAATTAGTAGagtaaattaattattaatagcTATAAATATGAGAGGAAACTAAAAAGTTTATTGACATTTACATTCTTTTGTACaacataaattttatttttactttCATTAATTATATGCATGTGACACATCACAATTCAAGATGACTTTTGATAGGAGACATTACTTAGTGAAATGCTTAGTTTTATCTTTTTAAAATATTGTATAGATTTTCCGTGAAAATCACGTGACTTTTCTAGCTCGTCATTAATAATTATTTGCTCacgtaatctttttttttttcttatagtGTCTTGATACTTACAtcattctttattgtttatttgttatCTATAGCCAAATgatattgtatttattcgacATTTAAATGATATTTTTTCTAGTTTATAACTTTATTAAAATGATGATATCATAAAAATAGTAAGTAACATCAACCATAGTTATATTTTAtgtttgaaaataataattatattgaaAAACTAAACTATTCTTCACTCATTTTCACTTAACCGTtgtaaaatttaatcaaataaaaaaaataaatgagATGGATATAATAGATCGAGATAAAAAAAACATCGACATTACTGCAATATTCAcacttcaaaaattcaaaaataaaaaaattcgtTACTATTTGATAGTCAAAGTACGAgcaaaatataaattttattcaaTACATATTTAATATGTTGTTAATCCCAATAAATTAACTACACATTATTAATTAATGaatacattaaaaaaaattcaaaacattaCATTGTTCTTAAGAATGTGTGAGACAAAAAAGTTAAGGGTACAAtttggtcaagctagactttCATTCACCAAAGTTGGACATTCTTTCGCCACAATGGATGGTGATATATATTCGATCATCGATCATCAATAATCTCAAGTGTCATCATCAACATTCGACAACACCAAAAACGAACAATACGATATAAATGCTTGTTAATTATACATTctcttttcttctatttttctcttaTCTCTTCATTTCCCGTTCATTTCACCACAAAAGAaagatagt from Silene latifolia isolate original U9 population chromosome 3, ASM4854445v1, whole genome shotgun sequence harbors:
- the LOC141646849 gene encoding uncharacterized protein LOC141646849 isoform X2; protein product: MGRVRDEEEELAASSSSLSEVLLFTTMCIVGLPVQVFIKDGSIFSGIFYTASFHKGYGIVLKKARMVKKGTLNANVVKGDLIDTLVVRPGDLVQVVAKGVMLPADYASSDATTYDGGAVLGTSDSSPGSEHGTVMAGELPNQERHVGMGSSQEENGCNHASGLIEELIEANHSIATLNGRDTQIEENQAKTVHNQLTNGCLTPDATSPSAEVTKSVASEVSTSDAMGLGVNVRSLVQSPTAVAPRNHVTNRTVKESKLNPDAKIFSPSVSNFRSNPTPGLTVTSIAHVPNSIPMGQVAGPQSEVGMRSVAPPRTSWPVKVVPYVTSSLATADNGLQYSQPMAGHVLTRSQPIRHSSVYQPTTAVSSYLHPSHQNGIFGRPGQLVYMHPVSHDVQAPATLSQASHPYFTSHPIYVAKHDGVLAGQTLQASMNPPLLTNAPQPFMMPSHIQFSSMRPVPVLGPAVPYSTAKFP
- the LOC141646849 gene encoding uncharacterized protein LOC141646849 isoform X1 yields the protein MGRVRDEEEELAASSSSLSEVLLFTTMCIVGLPVQVFIKDGSIFSGIFYTASFHKGYGIVLKKARMVKKGTLNANVVKGDLIDTLVVRPGDLVQVVAKGVMLPADYASSDATTYDGGAVLGTSDSSPGSEHGTVMAGELPNQERHVGMGSSQEENGCNHASGLIEELIEANHSIATLNGRDTQIEENQAKTVHNQLTNGCLTPDATSPSAEVTKSVASEVSTSDAMGLGVNVRSLVQSPTAVAPRNHVTNRTVKESKLNPDAKIFSPSVSNFRSNPTPGLTVTSIAHVPNSIPMGQVAGPQSEVGMRSVAPPRTSWPVKVVPYVTSSLATADNGLQYSQPQMAGHVLTRSQPIRHSSVYQPTTAVSSYLHPSHQNGIFGRPGQLVYMHPVSHDVQAPATLSQASHPYFTSHPIYVAKHDGVLAGQTLQASMNPPLLTNAPQPFMMPSHIQFSSMRPVPVLGPAVPYSTAKFP